One genomic segment of Deltaproteobacteria bacterium includes these proteins:
- the rodA gene encoding rod shape-determining protein RodA gives MLNLIDRRLIDHLDWSLILLVSSLMTIGLLNLYSTTLGETLNGVPIYLRQAIWFSLGFLVMFLVAFVDYRHYQTFAYVIFPASLVPLLILLAYHLMTGGVHRWIRIGPISFQPSEPVKISLVLALSRFFSKNVKADGYLLRDLIIPFFGTAVAAALILLQPDLGTAMVLFLILFSILFFVKIRLKSFLFLTLSGLATLPLVWNSLKGYQKDRILAFFDPGLDPLGSGYHIQQAKIAIGSGGLTGKGFLGGAYTKLGFIPARHTDFVLCNLAEEWGFVGLVVLLVLFLLVLLLGLQISLRSKDRFGAITAFGVVAMIFWHTFTNVGMVLGMMPVVGIPLPFLSYGGSSTITVMVGIGLLLNISMRRYVF, from the coding sequence GTGCTGAATCTAATTGACCGAAGACTCATAGACCATCTCGACTGGTCCCTCATTCTTCTGGTATCTTCCCTTATGACCATCGGTCTGCTGAATCTGTACAGTACGACCCTGGGTGAGACCCTGAACGGAGTCCCCATCTACCTCAGGCAGGCCATCTGGTTCTCTCTGGGTTTTCTGGTCATGTTCCTGGTGGCTTTTGTGGATTACCGGCATTACCAGACATTTGCCTATGTCATATTTCCGGCTTCCCTGGTTCCCCTGCTGATTCTACTCGCCTATCACCTCATGACGGGCGGGGTGCATCGCTGGATCCGGATAGGCCCCATCTCCTTTCAGCCTTCGGAACCCGTCAAGATCTCCCTGGTTCTCGCCCTAAGCAGGTTTTTCAGCAAAAATGTCAAGGCAGACGGATATCTGCTCAGGGACCTGATCATTCCCTTTTTCGGGACCGCTGTGGCAGCGGCCCTTATTCTACTCCAGCCAGACCTTGGAACGGCAATGGTGCTCTTCCTTATCCTCTTTTCCATACTCTTCTTCGTCAAGATCCGATTGAAATCCTTTCTCTTTTTGACCCTGAGCGGGCTGGCTACCTTGCCTCTTGTTTGGAACTCACTGAAAGGCTACCAGAAAGACCGGATTCTGGCCTTCTTCGATCCGGGTCTGGATCCCCTTGGTTCGGGCTATCATATCCAACAGGCGAAAATCGCCATTGGATCAGGCGGACTGACGGGAAAAGGCTTTCTGGGGGGGGCTTATACCAAACTCGGCTTTATCCCTGCCCGCCACACGGATTTCGTGCTCTGCAACCTGGCAGAGGAATGGGGATTCGTAGGCCTTGTCGTACTTCTGGTTCTCTTCCTCCTCGTCCTTCTCCTCGGCCTTCAGATTAGCCTCCGTTCCAAAGACCGGTTTGGAGCCATTACGGCCTTCGGAGTGGTGGCGATGATCTTTTGGCACACCTTCACCAATGTGGGCATGGTTCTCGGAATGATGCCTGTTGTGGGAATCCCCCTCCCCTTCCTCAGCTATGGGGGCTCATCCACGATAACAGTCATGGTGGGAATCGGCCTGCTTCTCAACATCAGCATGAGGCGGTACGTCTTCTGA
- the mrdA gene encoding penicillin-binding protein 2, whose amino-acid sequence MKLSSSHSDDLKVRYRYFVIAISVFFIFILSRIWYLQIVRGDEFLQLAKNNRIRIRRVPASRGMILDRNGNILVDNRPSFQVSLVPEDIDDLNQVLPEMSRILHMDQKELRLRITRHNGRQPFYPVLIKSDISREQLAFLETHKMDLPGMVVDVIPRRSYSYNSLASHLVGYLGEIDQTELNEMKSSGYRQGDFIGKTGVEKQWESSLRGVDGGRQIEVDSVGREVRILSSVPPRPGNNVVLTIDLEVQKAVEDLLVGKIGAAVAIDPMSGRILAMASSPSFNPDLFASGICREDWITLLNTPFHPLQNKAIQGQYPPGSVFKIITAAAALEEGLLTPDETLECPGFFTLGRKTYRCWKKGGHGTVNLRRALVESCDVFFYQVALRLGIDTIAKYARQFGFGKPTGIRLGGEKPGLMPTTVWKQRKYHEAWYDGETLVSGIGQGAILVTPIQMANMISAIANGGILYRPQLVQRVEDVNGNVIEQYPSTVMSRVSVSKKTLQIIRQALRGVVEDPRGTGKAARIEGVPVFGKTGTAQVVKLETFEEMENEQDLPIRYRDHAWFVAYACRQNPSIAVAVLIQHGGHGASAAAPVARRIIEAVLHQDHPLHKRIALGERSSAESN is encoded by the coding sequence ATGAAGCTCTCCTCCAGCCACAGCGATGATCTCAAGGTGAGATACCGGTATTTCGTCATCGCGATTTCTGTTTTCTTCATCTTTATCCTGTCCCGCATATGGTATCTCCAGATCGTGAGAGGGGACGAATTCCTGCAACTGGCAAAAAACAACCGCATCCGAATCCGCAGGGTACCCGCTTCAAGGGGGATGATTCTCGACCGCAACGGAAACATCCTTGTGGACAACCGCCCCTCTTTCCAGGTCTCCCTCGTCCCCGAGGATATCGACGATTTGAATCAGGTACTGCCGGAGATGAGCCGAATCCTTCACATGGACCAGAAAGAGCTGAGGCTGCGCATAACCCGTCACAACGGCCGGCAGCCCTTCTATCCCGTCTTGATCAAGTCCGACATCTCGAGAGAGCAGCTCGCTTTTCTCGAAACCCATAAGATGGACCTTCCAGGGATGGTCGTCGACGTGATCCCTCGAAGGTCATACAGCTACAATTCCCTGGCCTCTCACTTGGTGGGCTACCTGGGGGAAATCGATCAGACCGAGTTGAACGAGATGAAATCCAGCGGATACCGCCAGGGTGACTTCATCGGCAAGACCGGCGTCGAGAAGCAGTGGGAATCCAGCCTCAGAGGGGTCGATGGAGGACGCCAGATCGAGGTCGATTCCGTCGGTCGAGAAGTCAGAATCCTCAGCAGCGTGCCCCCCAGACCGGGAAACAACGTGGTCCTCACCATCGATCTCGAAGTTCAGAAAGCCGTGGAGGATCTCCTGGTGGGTAAGATCGGGGCGGCTGTTGCCATCGACCCGATGTCGGGAAGGATTCTCGCCATGGCGAGTTCCCCTTCTTTCAATCCCGACCTGTTCGCCTCGGGTATTTGCAGGGAAGACTGGATCACCCTCTTGAACACACCCTTTCATCCTCTCCAAAACAAGGCAATTCAGGGACAGTATCCCCCAGGCTCTGTCTTCAAGATCATCACCGCTGCCGCAGCGCTCGAAGAAGGACTCCTCACGCCCGATGAGACTCTGGAGTGCCCCGGTTTCTTTACCCTTGGCAGGAAAACTTACCGGTGCTGGAAAAAGGGCGGCCATGGAACCGTAAACCTCCGGAGGGCTCTGGTCGAATCCTGTGACGTCTTCTTCTACCAGGTTGCTCTCCGATTGGGAATCGACACCATCGCCAAGTATGCCAGGCAGTTCGGGTTCGGCAAGCCCACAGGGATCAGGCTGGGTGGCGAAAAACCCGGCCTGATGCCGACCACCGTGTGGAAACAGAGAAAATACCACGAAGCATGGTATGACGGAGAGACCCTTGTCTCGGGTATAGGGCAGGGGGCGATTCTGGTCACACCCATCCAGATGGCCAACATGATCTCGGCCATTGCCAATGGTGGAATACTCTACCGCCCTCAGCTGGTGCAGCGTGTGGAGGACGTGAACGGAAACGTCATTGAGCAGTACCCGAGCACGGTGATGAGCCGGGTCTCGGTGTCGAAAAAGACACTTCAAATCATCCGGCAGGCCTTGAGAGGAGTGGTCGAAGATCCCAGAGGTACGGGAAAGGCCGCGAGAATAGAGGGTGTTCCGGTGTTCGGAAAAACAGGAACCGCCCAGGTCGTGAAGCTCGAGACTTTTGAAGAAATGGAAAACGAGCAGGATCTTCCGATCCGGTACCGGGATCATGCCTGGTTCGTGGCCTACGCCTGCCGGCAGAACCCATCCATAGCCGTGGCGGTCCTGATCCAGCACGGAGGACACGGGGCCTCCGCCGCAGCCCCTGTAGCACGGAGAATCATCGAGGCGGTCCTTCATCAAGACCATCCCCTCCACAAAAGGATCGCCTTGGGGGAGAGAAGCAGTGCTGAATCTAATTGA
- the mreD gene encoding rod shape-determining protein MreD, with translation MKIWLTCLAAGGGALLLQTTILSSLPSKPDLVLVLVVYLALSPVTFAGAIIAFLMGCLMDVFAGSTPGFFALTKTAVFFVVYTTRGRLNFESLPARTGLVFMAALMESAMTLALVRFTSGQPVFISSLGWMIIGSVLSTTLAAPLCFTALTRIGLALS, from the coding sequence ATGAAAATCTGGCTAACCTGTCTGGCAGCGGGGGGTGGGGCTCTTCTGCTCCAGACGACCATCCTTTCTTCCCTGCCTTCCAAACCGGACCTCGTCCTCGTCCTGGTGGTCTATCTGGCTCTCTCCCCTGTCACGTTTGCCGGCGCTATCATCGCATTCCTGATGGGATGTCTCATGGACGTGTTTGCCGGAAGTACCCCCGGCTTTTTCGCCCTGACCAAGACGGCCGTCTTCTTCGTCGTCTATACCACAAGGGGCCGCCTCAACTTCGAATCGCTTCCGGCGAGGACAGGCCTCGTCTTCATGGCCGCACTCATGGAGTCGGCCATGACACTCGCCTTGGTCCGATTCACCTCGGGACAGCCGGTCTTCATTTCTTCTCTCGGTTGGATGATTATCGGGTCTGTTCTTTCCACAACACTGGCCGCGCCCTTGTGTTTTACGGCACTCACACGGATCGGACTCGCACTCTCGTAG
- the mreC gene encoding rod shape-determining protein MreC: MRSRNGTFARKYRLFLLALVLLFLSFLMISSSPGQTFSISLFPSLVMEILFPFQQAYYGGVRAIRDVIKNYVFLVNLREENETLKRMVAELRRKNAELAEMAIANQRLRRFLNFKKEIPKPTLPAELIGEDASNWFRTILIDKGKVDGVQRGMVVVAAAGLVGHVVHTSRDVSKVLLITDYNSSVDAICQDSRARGIVQGKGGDLCDLNYVSRREDVSVGNLIITSGLGGRFPKGLVIGTVTAVEKKPYGVFQKVEVTPAVDFRKLEEVFVILDKD, from the coding sequence ATGAGGTCGAGAAACGGCACCTTCGCAAGAAAATATCGACTGTTCCTCCTGGCCTTGGTACTCCTTTTTCTCTCTTTCCTAATGATATCATCGAGCCCGGGTCAGACGTTCAGTATTTCGCTGTTTCCGAGTCTTGTCATGGAGATCCTCTTCCCATTCCAACAGGCCTACTACGGTGGAGTGAGGGCGATCAGAGACGTCATCAAGAACTACGTTTTTCTCGTCAATCTCAGGGAAGAGAACGAAACGTTGAAAAGGATGGTGGCCGAACTGCGAAGGAAGAATGCCGAACTGGCCGAAATGGCTATCGCCAACCAACGACTCAGGCGATTCCTGAACTTCAAGAAGGAGATCCCGAAACCTACCCTGCCGGCGGAACTCATTGGAGAGGATGCGTCAAACTGGTTCCGCACGATTCTTATAGATAAGGGTAAAGTTGACGGTGTCCAGAGGGGAATGGTGGTTGTCGCTGCGGCGGGACTCGTGGGTCATGTAGTCCATACCTCCCGTGACGTGTCGAAAGTCCTCCTCATCACCGACTATAACTCCTCTGTCGACGCGATTTGTCAAGACAGCCGGGCCAGGGGCATCGTCCAGGGAAAAGGTGGGGATCTCTGTGATCTCAACTACGTCTCACGGCGCGAAGACGTATCGGTGGGAAACCTGATAATCACGTCAGGTCTGGGGGGGCGCTTCCCGAAGGGATTGGTCATCGGGACCGTGACAGCCGTCGAAAAGAAGCCATACGGCGTCTTCCAGAAGGTCGAGGTTACACCGGCTGTGGATTTCAGAAAGTTGGAAGAGGTTTTCGTCATCCTCGATAAGGACTGA
- a CDS encoding rod shape-determining protein — translation MVFNQLLGVFSNDLAIDLGTANTLVYLKGKGIVFREPSVVAVQKNSRGEQNVVAVGKAAKDMLGKTPGSIIAIRPMKDGVIADFEITEEMLRYFILRAHNRKTFVRPRVVIGVPSGITPVEKRAVRESAESAGAREIYLIEEPMAAAIGADLPIKDATGNMIIDIGGGTTEVAVISLSGTVTSQSIRVAGDKMDEALVQYVKRKYSLLIGDRTAEVIKMTIGTAYPDDEPQSMEVKGRDLVTGIPKTLEISAEEVREALVEPINTIVETVRITLEKTPPELAADIVDKGIVLVGGGALLKNLDVLLREVTSVPITIADDPLSAVVMGAGRVLDDIELLKNATIAF, via the coding sequence ATGGTCTTCAACCAACTGCTCGGGGTTTTCTCCAACGATCTGGCCATAGACCTCGGTACCGCCAACACTCTCGTCTATCTGAAGGGGAAAGGCATTGTCTTCCGGGAACCTTCCGTGGTGGCCGTCCAGAAGAACTCCAGAGGAGAACAGAACGTTGTCGCCGTCGGAAAGGCGGCCAAGGACATGCTGGGGAAAACTCCGGGATCCATAATTGCCATTCGACCCATGAAGGATGGCGTGATCGCCGATTTTGAAATCACCGAGGAGATGCTTCGCTATTTTATCCTCCGGGCTCATAATCGAAAGACCTTCGTTCGCCCCCGTGTGGTCATAGGTGTTCCTTCAGGTATAACCCCGGTGGAAAAGCGAGCCGTTCGAGAATCGGCCGAGTCCGCCGGTGCCAGGGAGATATACCTCATCGAAGAGCCCATGGCCGCAGCCATCGGGGCAGATCTCCCCATTAAGGACGCTACGGGAAACATGATCATCGATATCGGCGGCGGAACCACAGAGGTGGCGGTCATCTCCCTGTCAGGGACGGTCACGAGTCAATCCATTCGGGTGGCAGGGGACAAGATGGACGAGGCTCTCGTCCAGTATGTGAAGAGGAAGTACAGTCTTCTTATCGGCGACCGAACCGCCGAGGTCATCAAGATGACAATCGGAACGGCCTACCCGGACGACGAACCCCAATCCATGGAGGTCAAGGGAAGGGACCTTGTGACAGGGATCCCCAAAACCCTGGAAATCAGTGCTGAAGAGGTGAGAGAAGCTCTGGTGGAGCCGATCAACACAATCGTCGAGACGGTCCGCATCACCTTGGAAAAGACACCTCCCGAATTGGCGGCTGACATTGTAGACAAGGGAATCGTCCTGGTGGGTGGAGGAGCCCTTTTGAAGAACCTCGACGTCCTTCTGAGGGAGGTGACCAGTGTCCCCATAACGATCGCAGACGATCCCCTCTCCGCCGTGGTCATGGGTGCGGGCAGGGTCCTTGACGACATCGAGCTGCTCAAGAATGCAACCATCGCGTTTTAG
- a CDS encoding SurA N-terminal domain-containing protein, producing the protein MLGLMRKKAQSWMIKVLFGVIIIVFVFFYGYGRRMGRKRVIAEINGTEVTDTQFRTKYQKAYQNLVRLYQSMYGDQFDEGMIDRLGLRERVLKDIIDETLLVQEAGRLGLRVTPEEIRAAIRSNPAFQVNGKFNEGKFMAVLQMNGMGEDEFEKREERNRLIRKVADLIGVGGVEVSDQEVFDAYALANEKINLRFVRFNAASFEKSVSTEESEVEAYYSKNASLFEVPPKVEVEYLVFSPDDYLESVSVGAEEIREEYEYNLDRYRVPRRVKVSHIFIKAKGEKSVEEARKKAERILEEARKGGDFAALARKYSEDKDSAGKGGSIGWVTEGGSLPDFAEAALSLNKGEVAPLFEGKDGFHIVKVEDVQEEGVKSLKQVEEKIRAEIARTKSEKLAGEEAQEAFFSVYDTKDLEGYAAQRDKTLMKTGLFSRRERLKEVGGNLEFNDQAFSLQEGEVSSPLEIGGKIYLIKVVKREDARIPAFEEVKEKVREELVRDKAVKKAEAEAQALLEEAKKSGSLAKAAASRGLKVDETGLFERGSGFIPKVGPAQALGDGVFSMSPERRLLDRVVAYGQAFFVVELKEEQTVDMKRFQTDKERYRKRLYAEKRGYLLQQWLEDLRKKSEIKVLEENIHI; encoded by the coding sequence ATGCTGGGGCTGATGAGAAAAAAGGCGCAATCCTGGATGATTAAGGTGCTTTTCGGGGTTATCATCATCGTCTTTGTTTTTTTCTACGGTTACGGCCGAAGAATGGGCAGGAAAAGGGTCATAGCAGAAATCAATGGAACAGAGGTTACAGATACCCAGTTCAGGACCAAGTACCAGAAAGCATACCAGAATCTGGTCAGATTGTACCAAAGCATGTATGGAGACCAATTCGACGAGGGCATGATCGACCGCCTCGGCCTGAGGGAGAGGGTCTTGAAGGACATTATCGACGAGACTCTGCTGGTCCAGGAGGCCGGGAGACTCGGTCTCCGTGTGACCCCTGAGGAGATTCGGGCCGCGATTCGCTCAAATCCCGCCTTCCAGGTGAACGGTAAGTTCAATGAGGGCAAGTTCATGGCCGTGCTCCAAATGAACGGGATGGGGGAGGATGAATTCGAAAAGAGAGAGGAGCGGAATCGTCTCATCAGGAAGGTCGCAGATCTGATAGGAGTGGGGGGGGTTGAGGTATCGGACCAAGAGGTTTTTGATGCCTATGCCCTGGCGAACGAGAAGATCAACCTCCGGTTTGTCAGGTTCAATGCTGCTTCCTTTGAGAAATCCGTTTCTACGGAGGAGAGTGAGGTCGAGGCTTATTACTCTAAGAACGCCTCCCTTTTCGAGGTGCCGCCCAAGGTGGAGGTGGAATATCTGGTCTTTTCCCCGGATGATTACCTGGAGTCTGTCAGCGTGGGTGCGGAAGAAATCCGGGAGGAATACGAGTACAATCTGGACCGGTACCGGGTTCCGAGAAGGGTAAAAGTCAGCCATATCTTCATAAAGGCCAAAGGGGAGAAGTCGGTCGAGGAGGCGAGGAAGAAGGCCGAGCGGATTCTTGAGGAGGCGAGAAAAGGCGGCGACTTTGCGGCACTTGCAAGGAAGTATTCGGAGGACAAAGACTCGGCCGGGAAGGGAGGCTCCATCGGTTGGGTTACAGAGGGCGGAAGTCTTCCAGACTTTGCCGAGGCGGCCCTCTCTCTGAACAAGGGCGAGGTTGCTCCCCTGTTTGAGGGCAAGGACGGTTTCCACATCGTGAAGGTGGAGGACGTACAGGAGGAGGGAGTAAAGAGCCTGAAGCAGGTAGAGGAGAAGATAAGGGCCGAGATAGCGCGTACCAAGAGCGAGAAATTGGCCGGAGAGGAAGCCCAGGAGGCCTTCTTCTCCGTCTATGATACAAAGGACCTGGAGGGCTACGCGGCCCAAAGGGACAAGACCCTCATGAAAACAGGGCTTTTCTCGAGGAGGGAACGGCTCAAGGAGGTGGGGGGGAATCTCGAGTTCAATGATCAGGCCTTTTCTCTCCAAGAGGGTGAGGTATCCTCACCTCTGGAGATCGGGGGCAAGATCTACCTGATCAAGGTGGTCAAGAGGGAGGATGCTCGGATACCGGCCTTCGAAGAGGTGAAGGAAAAGGTCAGAGAGGAGCTTGTTCGGGATAAGGCCGTAAAGAAGGCCGAGGCCGAGGCTCAGGCGCTCTTGGAGGAGGCGAAGAAGAGCGGGTCTCTGGCTAAAGCTGCCGCCTCTCGGGGATTGAAGGTTGACGAGACGGGCCTCTTTGAAAGGGGCAGCGGCTTCATTCCGAAGGTGGGTCCCGCCCAGGCTCTTGGGGACGGGGTATTCTCGATGTCACCTGAAAGGAGGCTGCTCGACAGAGTGGTCGCCTATGGTCAGGCGTTCTTTGTCGTGGAGTTGAAAGAGGAACAGACGGTGGACATGAAGAGATTTCAAACCGACAAGGAACGGTACAGAAAGAGGCTCTATGCCGAAAAGAGAGGCTACCTCCTCCAACAGTGGCTTGAAGATCTGAGAAAGAAGTCGGAGATCAAGGTCCTGGAAGAGAACATACACATTTAG
- a CDS encoding PilZ domain-containing protein produces MEEERRSSQRARVEIPVTFELGRKTFFGTTANLSDDGMLVESSFARDNMKKVLRRLLKNQDCQVRVNYLAEGKSYSRRGIIKHYHIDFSGGRSVHRLAFGVWIPKLRIRQEKGL; encoded by the coding sequence GTGGAAGAGGAGAGAAGGAGTTCACAAAGGGCAAGGGTCGAGATTCCCGTTACCTTTGAACTGGGAAGAAAGACCTTCTTCGGAACCACGGCCAACCTTTCAGATGATGGAATGTTGGTCGAGTCATCCTTTGCCCGTGACAACATGAAAAAGGTCCTCAGAAGACTCCTCAAGAACCAGGACTGCCAGGTACGGGTCAACTACCTTGCCGAGGGGAAATCGTACAGCCGAAGGGGGATCATAAAGCATTACCACATAGATTTCTCTGGAGGCCGATCCGTTCACCGTTTGGCCTTTGGCGTGTGGATTCCCAAGCTTAGAATAAGACAGGAGAAAGGCCTCTGA
- a CDS encoding sulfite exporter TauE/SafE family protein, with translation MATYLWICCIVFFAGFTQGVSGFGSVLVALPLLALFLDVKTVIPLVALCGLSITVVLLIGLRRFLDWRKIYPLVAGATLGIPVGVFFLKQVDSAVIQSVVGFFLISYSAYALLRPSTLPGLRGPWSYVFGFLGGCCGGAIGAAGPPVIVYTSAQPWSKDQIKVTLQGFFVTSDLMVVAAQAAAGVTTLSVVGFFLISLPALTLGTYLGSHVYGIIKEVWYRKIILILLAFLGSLMIYKTL, from the coding sequence GTGGCGACCTACCTCTGGATATGCTGCATTGTTTTCTTTGCCGGGTTTACACAGGGAGTTTCCGGTTTCGGTTCCGTTCTGGTCGCCCTTCCCTTGCTTGCACTCTTCCTCGATGTGAAGACGGTGATTCCCCTTGTGGCTCTGTGCGGTCTGTCCATCACGGTTGTTCTGCTCATCGGGCTTCGGAGGTTTCTCGACTGGAGAAAGATCTATCCCCTGGTTGCAGGGGCTACCCTCGGTATCCCTGTCGGCGTCTTCTTTCTGAAACAGGTCGACAGCGCGGTGATCCAAAGTGTCGTGGGATTTTTCTTGATCTCCTATTCAGCTTACGCCCTCCTGCGACCTTCAACTCTACCCGGATTGAGAGGGCCGTGGTCCTATGTGTTCGGCTTCCTGGGAGGCTGTTGCGGAGGGGCCATCGGGGCCGCCGGTCCTCCGGTAATCGTCTATACCTCCGCACAGCCGTGGAGCAAAGATCAGATAAAGGTGACCCTGCAGGGTTTCTTTGTCACCTCGGACCTGATGGTCGTGGCAGCCCAGGCTGCCGCAGGCGTGACCACCCTTTCTGTCGTAGGATTCTTCCTGATCTCCTTGCCAGCCCTGACTCTCGGTACTTACCTCGGCTCCCATGTCTACGGAATAATAAAAGAGGTTTGGTACCGAAAGATCATCCTGATTCTGCTCGCCTTCTTGGGGAGCCTCATGATCTACAAGACCCTATGA
- a CDS encoding Hsp20/alpha crystallin family protein, giving the protein MAIVRWQTESSPFSELERLRAEVERLFDDFGSESAPFLSRAYPAVNLSEDEENFYVRAELPGVKPENLDVTVVEGRLMIRGERKVTTEEEGTSYHRQEREGGIFRRVMALPEKVDPGRVSAGLRNGVLTVTLPKSQEAKPRRITVSAS; this is encoded by the coding sequence ATGGCGATTGTTCGGTGGCAGACCGAATCCAGTCCCTTCAGTGAACTCGAACGGCTTCGAGCGGAAGTTGAGCGGCTGTTCGACGATTTTGGAAGCGAAAGCGCGCCTTTTCTGAGCCGGGCATATCCGGCGGTAAACCTCAGCGAGGACGAGGAGAATTTCTACGTGAGAGCGGAACTTCCCGGTGTCAAGCCGGAGAATCTTGACGTGACCGTTGTGGAAGGTCGCCTCATGATCCGGGGTGAGCGGAAAGTCACCACCGAAGAGGAGGGTACGAGTTACCACCGGCAGGAGAGAGAAGGCGGAATCTTCAGGCGTGTCATGGCTCTCCCTGAGAAGGTGGATCCCGGCAGGGTCTCGGCGGGGCTGAGAAACGGTGTGTTGACCGTCACCCTTCCCAAGAGCCAGGAGGCCAAACCCCGGAGGATAACCGTCAGCGCGTCGTGA
- a CDS encoding Hsp20/alpha crystallin family protein, with amino-acid sequence MTTKKEMAVKQKKELDRKGGETTRPGPVFIPAVDILENENEITILADMPGVDGKKVDIDLRDSTLTIYGRIDRVEGEKEVSVHREFQWGDYLRQFTISDVIDQEKITAKMEQGVLRLILPKAEKAKPQKIQVTTS; translated from the coding sequence ATGACGACAAAAAAGGAGATGGCAGTGAAGCAGAAGAAAGAGTTGGACAGGAAAGGAGGAGAGACCACCCGGCCCGGTCCGGTCTTCATACCGGCCGTTGATATTCTAGAGAATGAGAACGAAATCACCATCCTTGCCGATATGCCCGGTGTTGACGGCAAGAAGGTGGATATCGACTTGAGGGACAGTACCCTCACGATCTATGGCAGGATCGATCGTGTGGAAGGAGAAAAGGAGGTTTCCGTACATAGAGAATTCCAGTGGGGGGACTATCTCAGACAGTTCACCATCTCCGACGTGATCGATCAGGAGAAGATCACGGCCAAGATGGAGCAGGGGGTTCTCAGGCTGATCCTGCCAAAGGCTGAGAAGGCGAAACCTCAAAAGATACAGGTGACGACCAGTTGA
- a CDS encoding J domain-containing protein: MKKDYYEILGVSREADLGEIKKAYRAAAKRSHPDVSHENEEKFKEIQQAYETLSDPAKRKDYNQQLSRQGSSPVGHWHDVPFAGWAPSIFDYVEHLFSGLNPLLGRWWADSGPKEREGPTLEIVLTPEEARRGGEMGLDIPWQGPCVRCHGSGRVGRLICGRCRGRGIEESIRKTRLRIPPRVRDRSRAKVRIDFPEGGGIELAVLIRVGGRQEDVNSRQGPAG, encoded by the coding sequence ATGAAGAAGGACTACTATGAGATCCTCGGTGTAAGTCGGGAAGCGGATTTGGGGGAGATCAAGAAAGCATACAGAGCTGCTGCAAAGCGGTCTCATCCGGATGTCTCACACGAAAATGAGGAGAAGTTCAAGGAGATTCAACAGGCCTACGAAACCCTTTCCGACCCTGCAAAAAGGAAAGACTACAATCAGCAGCTGAGCCGTCAGGGTTCCTCGCCTGTCGGGCATTGGCATGACGTTCCCTTCGCGGGTTGGGCGCCGAGCATATTCGATTATGTAGAGCATCTCTTTTCGGGTTTGAATCCGCTCCTTGGCCGCTGGTGGGCGGATTCAGGGCCAAAAGAACGGGAGGGCCCGACCCTGGAGATAGTCCTTACCCCTGAGGAGGCGAGAAGAGGAGGAGAGATGGGGCTGGATATCCCGTGGCAAGGGCCGTGTGTGCGGTGCCATGGGAGTGGAAGAGTGGGAAGGTTGATCTGCGGGCGATGCCGGGGGCGGGGTATAGAGGAGTCGATCCGGAAAACCCGGCTCAGGATCCCCCCGCGAGTCCGTGATCGCTCTCGGGCAAAGGTTCGTATCGATTTCCCAGAAGGGGGAGGGATCGAGCTCGCAGTCCTCATCAGGGTCGGGGGCCGTCAGGAGGATGTGAATTCGAGGCAGGGACCAGCAGGCTAA